The following coding sequences lie in one Oryza brachyantha chromosome 10, ObraRS2, whole genome shotgun sequence genomic window:
- the LOC102707713 gene encoding putative glycine-rich cell wall structural protein 1 — translation MAGTKLVALGFVVLLSMGLANAARVARYSSSDGAGTGEGGGGGYDSGSGSGSGSGNGSGHSDSNGAYASAGGSGGGGGSSQDGGSGYGSGTGSGSGSSQYSNGEQSGYGGSSSADGSGGGGGGGQAGGYNGSTGNGYGSGTGSGYSYANNNEYGSNAGAGANGIGGGNGSGENGGSGGGGGNGSGDGSATP, via the coding sequence ATGGCTGGCACTAAGCTAGTAGCGCTTGGCTTCGTTGTTCTCTTGAGCATGGGATTAGCCAATGCTGCAAGGGTTGCTAGGTACTCAAGCTCTGATGGAGCTGGAACTGGTGAGGGAGGGGGTGGTGGGTATGACAGCGGTAGCGGCTCGGGGTCTGGGAGTGGTAATGGGTCTGGTCATAGTGATAGTAATGGTGCCTATGCAAGTGCCGGAGGaagtggcggcggtggtggttctAGCCAAGATGGTGGATCGGGATATGGTTCTGGAACTGGCTCAGGTTCCGGCTCTAGCCAATATAGCAATGGGGAACAATCTGGTTATGGTGGAAGTTCTAGCGCTGATGggagtggtggtggcggtgggggAGGTCAGGCTGGAGGGTATAATGGTTCCACTGGCAATGGATATGGTAGTGGCACTGGCTCTGGATATAGCTATGCTAATAATAACGAGTATGGGTCAAACGCAGGTGCAGGCGCCAATGGTATTGGTGGTGGCAATGGTAGTGGTGAGAATGGtgggagtggtggtggtggaggaaaTGGGTCTGGCGATGGTAGTGCGACTCCGTGA